One genomic window of uncultured Campylobacter sp. includes the following:
- a CDS encoding LlaJI family restriction endonuclease → MINLKEYCFLDNATNDDFVGIRSKDDNLQICFPLGFGLNIDDKGIRADTRKMMSIFMWLNNASAKSHYIKNSNIQIEQTFPLIAYKNIIEYFLAHGYYTERESIYQTATKGKINFAKTIKKNRPIVQKNGSLVYTQFQTRKNQINENELITAINKYCTYEAFNKFGFAYNSFMPQKQNLPASKNHCLYILQNKLSSTFDDKKRLLFSSMINMLSNKDKDLKENEFKFGTTKFYAIWEKMIDRAFGIADKNRYFPKTQWELRYTKDKDNSSLQPDTIMIYDDKIYILDAKYYKYGVNLKGLPQSSDITKQVAYGEYTAHIIKSENSYDESNIYNAFLMPYNKNNNKFSIAINGKFENIGKATMEWKNGTNYFIVQGILVDTRFLIFNYDKMSNENKKLLVEAIQNTI, encoded by the coding sequence GATGATTTTGTAGGTATTAGAAGCAAAGATGACAATCTACAAATTTGCTTTCCACTAGGCTTTGGTTTAAATATTGATGATAAAGGTATAAGAGCAGACACAAGAAAAATGATGTCTATTTTTATGTGGCTTAATAACGCTTCTGCTAAGTCGCATTATATTAAGAACAGTAATATTCAAATAGAACAAACTTTTCCACTTATCGCCTATAAAAATATTATAGAGTATTTTCTCGCTCACGGCTATTATACAGAGCGAGAAAGTATCTATCAAACCGCTACAAAAGGTAAGATAAATTTTGCTAAAACAATCAAGAAAAATCGCCCTATCGTTCAAAAAAATGGCTCGTTAGTTTATACGCAGTTTCAAACTAGGAAAAATCAAATCAATGAAAACGAACTAATCACAGCTATAAATAAATACTGCACCTATGAAGCTTTTAATAAATTTGGCTTTGCTTACAACTCATTTATGCCACAAAAACAAAACCTGCCAGCAAGCAAAAATCACTGCCTTTATATTTTACAAAACAAACTAAGCAGCACATTTGATGATAAAAAGCGACTGCTTTTTAGCTCTATGATAAATATGCTATCAAATAAAGATAAAGACCTAAAAGAAAATGAGTTTAAATTTGGTACTACTAAATTTTATGCGATTTGGGAAAAGATGATAGATAGGGCATTTGGAATTGCCGATAAGAATAGATACTTTCCAAAAACGCAGTGGGAACTAAGATATACAAAAGATAAAGATAATAGCTCATTACAGCCAGATACCATTATGATTTATGACGATAAAATTTATATTTTAGATGCAAAATACTATAAATATGGTGTTAATTTAAAAGGGCTACCACAAAGCAGTGATATAACAAAGCAAGTAGCTTATGGCGAATATACAGCCCATATCATAAAGAGCGAAAACAGTTATGATGAAAGCAATATTTACAATGCTTTTTTGATGCCTTATAATAAAAACAACAATAAATTTAGCATTGCAATAAATGGTAAATTTGAGAATATCGGCAAAGCTACAATGGAATGGAAAAATGGCACAAATTATTTCATAGTGCAAGGAATTTTAGTAGATACTAGATTTTTGATTTTTAACTATGACAAGATGAGCAACGAGAATAAAAAATTGCTAGTTGAAGCTATACAAAATACAATTTAG
- a CDS encoding iron-containing alcohol dehydrogenase: MRDFSFCNPVRIEFGKGKEEQIGQYMKEAGAKKALVLYGSERVRKSGLMGVVESSLKASGIEFTQLGGIKSNPVLSKVNEAIKLAKEFGADSVLAVGGGSVLDSAKAVAAGACYEGDVWDFFTGKSPSVALKIFDIITLAATGSEMNYGGVVTKEQTRQKYPISAPCLYPKVSVINPQLQATVSREYLVYSASDIIAHSIEGYFTASVHPDIVRAYIEANIKTVIRTTEILLADQSDYDARAEFAWAATMALNGLTYVGVGDFGYPNHMIEHAMSAVVDCAHGAGLSVVMPAWMRWYKDRNLSAFERFAREIFGLKSADEGTLALKAWFDKIGTPTSLAQLGIEGKVLDEVIDVAATNAKAWNMSELYSRENIAKILDFAK; encoded by the coding sequence ATGAGAGATTTTAGTTTTTGCAACCCCGTGAGGATAGAATTTGGCAAGGGTAAGGAGGAGCAGATCGGGCAGTATATGAAGGAAGCGGGCGCGAAAAAAGCTCTCGTACTATACGGCAGCGAGCGCGTGCGAAAGAGTGGTCTGATGGGCGTCGTGGAGAGCAGCTTAAAGGCAAGCGGTATAGAATTTACGCAGCTTGGCGGCATAAAATCAAATCCCGTGTTAAGCAAGGTAAACGAAGCGATCAAGCTCGCTAAAGAATTTGGCGCTGATAGCGTACTTGCTGTGGGCGGCGGAAGCGTGCTGGACTCGGCGAAAGCCGTAGCCGCGGGCGCTTGCTACGAGGGCGACGTGTGGGATTTTTTCACCGGCAAAAGCCCGAGCGTCGCGCTTAAAATTTTTGATATCATCACCCTCGCCGCGACGGGCTCAGAGATGAACTACGGCGGAGTGGTGACCAAGGAGCAGACCAGGCAAAAATACCCGATCAGCGCGCCGTGTCTATACCCGAAAGTCTCGGTCATAAACCCGCAGCTGCAAGCAACCGTCAGCCGCGAGTATCTCGTATATAGCGCGAGCGACATCATCGCGCACAGCATTGAGGGGTATTTTACCGCTAGCGTCCACCCGGACATCGTTCGAGCCTATATCGAAGCCAACATCAAAACCGTCATCCGCACGACTGAAATCCTGCTCGCAGATCAGAGCGATTACGATGCGCGCGCCGAGTTTGCGTGGGCCGCGACGATGGCGCTAAACGGGCTAACCTACGTGGGCGTGGGCGATTTCGGCTATCCGAACCATATGATCGAGCATGCGATGAGCGCGGTCGTGGACTGCGCGCACGGAGCCGGTCTTAGCGTGGTAATGCCTGCGTGGATGAGGTGGTATAAGGATAGGAATTTAAGCGCGTTTGAACGTTTCGCGCGTGAAATTTTCGGCCTTAAAAGCGCGGATGAAGGCACCCTGGCGCTTAAGGCGTGGTTTGATAAGATCGGCACGCCGACTAGCTTGGCACAGCTCGGTATCGAAGGCAAGGTGCTGGACGAGGTCATAGACGTAGCCGCGACAAACGCCAAAGCGTGGAATATGTCGGAGCTCTACAGCCGCGAAAATATCGCTAAAATTTTAGATTTTGCAAAATAA